In Leptospira ellinghausenii, the following proteins share a genomic window:
- a CDS encoding thioredoxin fold domain-containing protein codes for MLRFTTLVFSFIFCSSLSAESSWGNSIQKGFETAKQENKFIIVDVFADWCTYCMVLEKEIFPDPEVSRILDQFVRVRLDGEEFPNLRKKYNVEGYPTILFLDGDGNFVTKIVGLATKEDIVSLSKRILQEPNLESFLKTEIRKEKENPHLNFRLGLLYFQNKEYEKAEEQFLASIQKSKNIPIVKENSHFNLNLIRSVNGPKDGAVSSWKEFIKNYPNSKRITTAKLYYGISLKETGDLKLAKSILTEIQPKLVSESDKTICKETLLQIEKGF; via the coding sequence ATGTTACGTTTTACCACTCTCGTTTTTTCCTTCATTTTTTGCTCGAGTTTATCTGCTGAGTCAAGTTGGGGCAATTCCATTCAAAAGGGATTTGAAACCGCCAAACAGGAAAATAAATTCATTATCGTTGATGTATTTGCAGATTGGTGTACGTATTGTATGGTTTTGGAAAAAGAAATTTTCCCAGACCCAGAAGTGAGTCGCATCTTAGACCAGTTTGTTCGAGTACGACTCGACGGGGAAGAATTCCCCAACCTCCGTAAAAAATACAATGTAGAAGGTTATCCTACGATTTTGTTCTTAGATGGGGATGGAAATTTTGTCACAAAGATCGTAGGCCTTGCAACCAAGGAAGATATTGTATCCCTTTCCAAAAGGATTTTACAAGAACCAAACTTAGAATCTTTTTTAAAAACTGAAATTAGAAAAGAAAAAGAGAACCCTCATTTAAACTTTCGTTTAGGTTTGTTGTACTTTCAAAACAAGGAATATGAAAAAGCAGAAGAACAATTTCTAGCTTCCATTCAAAAATCAAAAAACATTCCCATTGTAAAAGAGAACTCTCACTTTAATTTAAATTTGATTCGATCTGTCAATGGACCAAAAGATGGTGCTGTATCTTCTTGGAAAGAATTCATCAAAAACTATCCAAATTCCAAACGAATCACAACCGCAAAATTGTATTATGGGATTAGTTTAAAAGAAACGGGAGACTTAAAACTTGCAAAATCCATTCTTACCGAGATCCAACCGAAGTTAGTCTCGGAGTCAGACAAAACAATTTGTAAAGAAACTCTCCTGCAAATAGAAAAGGGTTTTTAA
- a CDS encoding UDP-glucose dehydrogenase family protein, which produces MKVCVVGTGYVGLVAGTCFAEYGNDVICIDKDEKKISDLKTGIIPIYEPGLSELVERNYKEGRLKFSTSLKDGVESSEFVFIAVGTPTSNNGSADLRFVFAVAEEVGKTMNGHKIIVDKSTVPVGTADKVKEIVAKNTKHSFDVVSNPEFLKEGAAIEDFMRPERVVIGAESDHAAKKMSELYSPFVLNGNPIITMSIRSAELTKYACNAFLATKISFVNEIANLCDALGANYDDVRKGMGTDSRIGRQFLYAGIGYGGSCFPKDVRALLRTAEEVNAPMHIIQSVEDVNEKQKTRLTDKIFQHFKATDMKGKTFGIWGLSFKPGTDDMREAPSIPLIYELHKNGAKIQVFDPAAMETSKYYFDGKVEYKEDAYSTLEGADAMLLLTEWREFREPDFAKIKSLLKAPLIFDGRNQYKPTLMQELGFTYYSIGNR; this is translated from the coding sequence ATGAAAGTTTGCGTAGTCGGAACCGGATATGTGGGTCTCGTTGCAGGTACCTGTTTTGCTGAATATGGCAATGATGTGATTTGTATTGATAAAGATGAAAAAAAGATCAGTGATTTAAAAACAGGGATCATACCGATTTATGAACCAGGTTTGTCAGAACTGGTAGAACGTAATTATAAAGAAGGCAGACTTAAATTTTCCACATCGTTAAAGGATGGAGTTGAGTCTTCTGAATTCGTATTCATTGCCGTTGGAACTCCAACATCCAATAACGGTTCTGCCGATTTACGATTTGTTTTCGCTGTAGCAGAAGAAGTTGGTAAAACAATGAATGGACACAAAATCATTGTTGATAAATCAACTGTTCCCGTTGGAACTGCAGACAAAGTAAAAGAAATTGTTGCCAAAAACACAAAACACTCGTTTGATGTCGTTTCAAATCCTGAATTTTTAAAAGAAGGGGCTGCAATTGAAGATTTTATGCGTCCTGAGCGAGTGGTGATTGGTGCTGAATCAGACCACGCTGCTAAAAAAATGAGTGAGTTATACTCTCCATTTGTATTGAATGGAAACCCAATTATCACCATGAGCATACGCTCTGCGGAACTCACAAAGTATGCTTGTAACGCTTTCCTTGCGACAAAAATTTCCTTTGTAAATGAGATCGCCAATTTGTGTGATGCGTTAGGTGCCAATTATGATGATGTTCGGAAAGGTATGGGAACAGATTCAAGAATTGGACGACAATTCTTATATGCGGGTATTGGTTATGGTGGATCTTGTTTCCCAAAAGATGTGAGAGCACTTCTTAGGACAGCAGAAGAAGTCAATGCACCAATGCACATCATCCAATCCGTAGAAGATGTGAATGAAAAACAAAAAACAAGACTTACTGATAAAATTTTCCAACACTTCAAAGCAACTGATATGAAGGGGAAAACATTTGGTATTTGGGGCCTATCGTTTAAACCAGGAACCGATGATATGCGAGAAGCTCCATCAATTCCACTAATCTATGAACTCCATAAAAACGGTGCCAAAATCCAAGTATTTGATCCAGCTGCTATGGAGACTTCAAAGTATTATTTTGATGGCAAAGTAGAATATAAAGAAGATGCATATTCTACTTTAGAAGGTGCAGATGCTATGTTATTATTAACAGAGTGGCGAGAATTCAGGGAACCAGATTTTGCAAAGATTAAATCCTTGTTAAAGGCTCCCCTTATCTTTGATGGAAGAAATCAATATAAACCTACACTTATGCAAGAATTAGGTTTTACATATTATTCCATTGGGAATCGTTAA
- a CDS encoding ABC transporter ATP-binding protein, with the protein MNSVLIENLSKDYHGFSKPWKRILAGLSFGYLGIDSKFTAIDSLNLKVSPGEILGIIGRNGAGKSTLLKLITGVIQKDKGNLQVNGSVRALLELSVGFNPELSGEENVFFNGLVWGYKPKEIRSLSDDIFAFAELEEFRYTPLKNYSSGMAMRLGFSLATAKRPDILIVDEALAVGDASFQQKCLKRIREFSELGTSILVVSHDLGLVSYFCTRALLLDKGKLLYEGNPKETIEQYMHVLAGETSPPDSYSSKSIQNLNVSIQNQNDVSSNVFFIGAQVRLKLVFQSDTFIEDVTVGFHIDNEKGIRIFGTNTHHLGDGNRSFKKGKEYLVEFEFPIQFSQGKYTIGVSIHKGESHIEGSYFWRESILDFEVESGKIEKFVGICHIPTQFHIREE; encoded by the coding sequence ATGAATTCAGTTTTGATTGAAAATCTTTCCAAGGATTATCATGGGTTTTCCAAACCTTGGAAACGGATCCTTGCTGGACTTAGTTTTGGTTACTTAGGGATTGACTCAAAATTTACGGCAATTGATTCATTGAACTTAAAAGTAAGTCCAGGAGAAATACTTGGCATCATTGGAAGGAATGGAGCCGGTAAATCGACTCTTTTAAAGTTAATCACTGGTGTGATCCAAAAAGATAAAGGCAATTTACAAGTGAATGGTTCTGTTCGTGCCTTACTTGAATTAAGTGTTGGATTTAACCCTGAATTGTCAGGTGAAGAAAATGTATTTTTCAATGGTCTTGTGTGGGGATACAAACCAAAAGAAATCAGATCATTATCTGATGATATATTCGCATTTGCGGAACTGGAAGAGTTTCGTTACACTCCTTTAAAAAACTATAGCTCTGGTATGGCAATGAGACTTGGTTTTAGTTTGGCCACGGCAAAAAGACCAGACATCCTCATCGTCGATGAAGCCTTGGCTGTGGGAGATGCAAGTTTCCAACAAAAATGTCTGAAACGAATTCGTGAATTTTCTGAATTAGGAACCTCTATACTTGTGGTGAGTCATGATTTAGGATTGGTTTCTTATTTTTGTACACGTGCCCTTTTATTAGATAAAGGCAAACTTCTTTATGAAGGAAATCCTAAAGAAACAATTGAACAATATATGCATGTGTTAGCTGGTGAGACAAGTCCACCGGATTCCTATTCCTCCAAGTCCATTCAAAATTTAAATGTCAGCATTCAAAATCAGAATGATGTTTCTTCAAATGTATTTTTTATAGGAGCACAGGTTCGCTTAAAACTAGTATTCCAATCCGATACATTCATAGAGGATGTCACCGTTGGTTTTCATATCGATAATGAAAAAGGGATTCGTATCTTTGGAACAAATACGCATCACTTAGGTGATGGCAATCGGAGTTTCAAAAAGGGCAAAGAATACCTGGTAGAGTTTGAATTCCCAATTCAGTTTTCCCAAGGAAAGTATACGATTGGGGTTTCAATCCATAAGGGTGAATCCCATATTGAAGGGAGTTATTTCTGGCGGGAATCCATCTTAGATTTTGAAGTAGAATCAGGGAAAATTGAAAAATTCGTAGGAATTTGTCATATCCCAACACAATTTCACATCCGAGAAGAGTAG
- a CDS encoding ABC transporter permease: MEKLSILWALVRRDYALQYAGSFLGISWMFLQNLVLISLYALVFLVLNLRNPSTQEDFTAYLLTGLLYWIPIQELLVRGTGILTDNRSLLKRSSLGIDLFLWIPFVQFLIHSFITSIPVFLYLGYSGTLNLTGIFFGYTVLVLSGLYLMLLLHYLSRLNILLRDISPLIRLVSQLVFWGIPVLYYPTGYLKQWNEWNPFTIPLDVFRTTVISGFQSQFEWLHIMPFLLFFFLVYLLAKRKFQSVILDHL; encoded by the coding sequence ATGGAGAAACTATCCATACTTTGGGCACTCGTTCGGCGTGACTATGCTCTGCAATATGCAGGTTCCTTTTTGGGAATTTCCTGGATGTTTTTGCAGAATTTAGTACTGATCAGTTTGTACGCTCTTGTCTTTTTAGTCCTGAATCTTAGAAACCCATCCACCCAAGAAGATTTCACTGCTTATTTACTCACTGGACTATTGTATTGGATTCCCATCCAAGAATTACTCGTCCGAGGCACAGGTATCCTCACTGACAATCGTTCCTTACTCAAACGTTCAAGTCTTGGCATTGATCTTTTTTTATGGATTCCTTTTGTTCAGTTTCTCATTCATAGTTTTATCACTTCCATTCCGGTGTTCCTTTACTTAGGGTATTCTGGAACATTAAATCTAACGGGAATCTTTTTTGGTTATACAGTCCTTGTTCTGTCTGGACTGTATTTGATGTTACTTTTACATTATCTTTCTCGACTCAATATTCTCTTAAGGGATATCTCACCTTTAATTCGTTTGGTGAGCCAATTGGTATTTTGGGGGATTCCTGTTTTGTATTACCCAACAGGGTATCTTAAACAATGGAATGAATGGAATCCATTCACTATCCCATTGGATGTATTTCGCACAACTGTGATTAGTGGGTTCCAGTCTCAGTTTGAGTGGTTACACATAATGCCATTTTTACTTTTCTTTTTTCTTGTTTATTTACTCGCCAAACGGAAATTCCAATCCGTGATTTTGGATCATCTTTAA
- a CDS encoding LIC12298 family protein: protein MIVRSIQQPAYNRHKDSGLAGQGPKKGFAQNQSGKTFEEYLMEAFQGEVVQKGNWVSPNLSDLGQKNLRKM, encoded by the coding sequence ATGATCGTTCGATCCATCCAACAACCCGCTTACAACCGCCATAAGGATTCTGGGCTCGCTGGCCAAGGTCCTAAAAAGGGATTTGCCCAAAACCAATCCGGAAAAACCTTCGAAGAGTACCTCATGGAAGCGTTCCAAGGAGAGGTGGTCCAAAAAGGGAATTGGGTATCCCCCAATCTTTCTGACTTAGGGCAAAAGAACTTAAGGAAGATGTAA
- a CDS encoding LIC_11959 family protein encodes MHIFGFIGFLFLSIGLFAETESKYTGPISRSEKRILDGKLEFQKTGVFPLEWKLYFKGKQGDFVVFYDLNGDEIHFRYRRNKFDLDAEFFVKDLFIGNPYLVKGEWIGYYHYAVDERGKRSSLPTPKKLPGEKNEFIDKQSIPIFQLQTYQEIRTDDLLY; translated from the coding sequence ATGCATATCTTTGGATTCATTGGTTTTTTATTTCTATCCATTGGTCTTTTTGCGGAAACAGAATCCAAATACACAGGACCAATCTCTCGTTCCGAAAAACGAATCTTAGATGGTAAATTGGAATTCCAAAAAACGGGAGTTTTTCCTTTAGAATGGAAGTTGTATTTTAAAGGGAAACAAGGGGATTTTGTTGTATTTTATGATTTAAATGGAGATGAAATTCACTTTCGGTACCGTAGGAATAAGTTTGATTTGGACGCTGAATTTTTTGTCAAAGATTTGTTTATTGGCAATCCTTATTTAGTCAAAGGGGAATGGATCGGATACTATCATTATGCAGTAGATGAAAGAGGAAAGAGGTCATCATTACCCACTCCCAAAAAACTTCCTGGCGAAAAAAATGAATTCATCGACAAACAATCGATCCCTATTTTCCAATTACAAACTTACCAAGAAATCAGAACCGACGATTTGTTGTATTAG
- a CDS encoding HEAT repeat domain-containing protein, protein MIRYGTSQERKQALGELVRFPKENAAELYVLVGEQLKTEKDMGMKIVLLKTVGDLNLKENHETIILLFEDPNEDVNKQAVTSAKKMKLAEATNPLLEKVKKEDFTKNSNSLSLYISSLAELPEGKIAAPYLETKFREKFNNADIRGQIALYFGTVLYQDAESALLEVAFDDIQPTTLRCYSMNTLGKLKSEAAKPKLYELLDSLKKTSGKLDAKKAQSLKIYAIGALVTMGDKEVFQELNEFARDDDSMVRLRAIEFMGNLRDPKALELLEYKRDRDPSPKVQKAAKKAIDMINGKDNSSDDDKTTEDKPEEEPK, encoded by the coding sequence ATGATTCGTTATGGTACGAGCCAAGAACGAAAACAAGCATTAGGTGAACTTGTACGTTTTCCGAAGGAAAATGCAGCTGAACTTTATGTTTTAGTTGGAGAACAACTCAAAACAGAAAAGGATATGGGAATGAAGATTGTCTTACTCAAAACAGTAGGCGATTTGAATCTAAAAGAAAACCATGAAACCATTATTTTACTCTTTGAAGATCCAAATGAAGATGTGAACAAACAAGCGGTAACTTCTGCAAAAAAAATGAAACTTGCAGAAGCAACAAACCCACTCTTAGAAAAAGTAAAAAAAGAAGATTTCACTAAAAATTCAAATTCTCTTAGTTTATACATCAGTTCTCTCGCCGAATTACCTGAGGGAAAAATTGCGGCACCATATTTGGAAACAAAATTTAGAGAGAAGTTTAATAATGCCGATATCCGCGGGCAAATTGCATTGTATTTTGGAACCGTTTTATACCAAGATGCGGAGTCTGCACTTCTCGAAGTAGCTTTTGACGATATCCAACCAACAACTCTCCGTTGTTATTCGATGAATACTTTGGGAAAACTTAAATCAGAAGCAGCAAAACCTAAGTTATATGAACTGCTAGATTCTCTTAAAAAAACCTCTGGAAAGTTGGATGCTAAAAAAGCACAATCACTCAAAATTTATGCTATTGGTGCCTTAGTAACTATGGGTGATAAAGAAGTTTTCCAAGAACTGAATGAATTTGCTCGTGATGATGATAGTATGGTAAGATTACGAGCCATTGAATTTATGGGAAATTTACGTGATCCCAAAGCTTTGGAATTATTGGAATACAAACGAGACCGCGACCCAAGTCCCAAGGTACAAAAAGCAGCAAAAAAAGCCATTGATATGATCAATGGAAAAGACAATTCCTCTGACGACGACAAAACCACTGAGGATAAACCAGAAGAAGAACCGAAATGA
- a CDS encoding response regulator, with protein MSKGYIICVDDEVSVLETLAEQLLARFGESHIIETASSAEEALSLIDEIIGSNDIVELIVSDQVMPGMKGDRFLEQVHQRLPDAIKILLTGQAGLDSAIYAINNGGLSRYVEKPWNIEELSKDIKDLLDKFRQNLENQHLIQALNRRILELETNQPK; from the coding sequence ATGAGTAAAGGTTATATTATATGTGTCGATGATGAAGTATCAGTGTTGGAGACGCTTGCGGAGCAACTACTGGCTCGGTTTGGAGAATCCCATATCATCGAGACAGCAAGTAGTGCAGAAGAAGCTCTTTCTCTCATTGATGAAATCATTGGTAGTAACGATATTGTAGAACTCATCGTTTCTGATCAGGTGATGCCAGGAATGAAAGGGGATCGATTTTTGGAACAGGTGCACCAACGCCTCCCTGATGCGATCAAAATCCTTCTCACAGGGCAAGCGGGACTTGATTCCGCAATTTATGCCATCAATAATGGGGGACTCAGTCGGTATGTCGAAAAACCTTGGAACATTGAAGAGTTATCCAAAGACATCAAAGACTTACTGGATAAGTTCCGTCAAAATTTGGAAAACCAACACCTCATCCAAGCCCTCAACCGAAGGATATTGGAGTTGGAAACAAACCAACCGAAATAA
- a CDS encoding glycogen/starch/alpha-glucan phosphorylase: protein MVVNNPRLINLLSEEQKADLASMEKQFAHHLEYTIGKNRYNLKNEDIYKALGHTIRDFLIDRLNFTHERYREQNPKKVFYFSLEFLMGRTLMNALINLGLYETIQEMLRGIGFELTDVLEFETDAGLGNGGLGRLAACFLDSMATLNVPGFGYGIRYDYGIFNQIIANGSQLEMPDHWDADGVPYEVVRSDISFSVGFFGHTETRVSGKGKIQHDWVPDETVLASAHDYPIPGFNTSTVNYLRLWAAKSSEEFNLDYFNHGDYMKAVQDKSISENISKVLYPNDTTEQGKVLRLKQQYFMVCASLQDILIQFREFKYNLKELPDFIAIQLNDTHPSIGIAELMRIFLDNEEMDWEPAWENVTKVFSYTNHTVLPEALESWRVELFEKLLPRHLEIIYEINHRFLTDVRNKGVLSESEIQQVSIIEEGSEKRVRMANLAVIGSYRVNGVAALHSDLIQKTIFQPFTKVFPEKFNNKTNGITPRRWLLQSNPSLANLISKKIGNEFTTNLYKLKDLEAFVDDADFQNDWKQVKFTAKNELARIIKSETGITIDPHSLIDVQIKRFHEYKRQLLNVLRVIALYRRIKENPNSEITPRTVIFGGKAAPGYYMAKLIIKLINNVAWVVNRDKDVAERLKVVFIPNYRVSLAEKIIPGSNLSEQISTAGTEASGTSNMKFMLNGALTIGTLDGANVEILEEVGQENIYIFGLHTEEVFRMKEAGYKPSDFIHQNEDLHRILLMIRENFFSLGEPGVFGPIYDSLFYTDNYLLMADFRSYDETQNRVAHDFLDGTTWTKKSILNVARSGKFSSDRTIREYAKDIWKVPLLDTIPPQTIYKLPQN from the coding sequence ATGGTAGTCAACAACCCTCGTCTCATCAATTTATTATCCGAAGAACAAAAAGCCGACCTGGCTTCGATGGAAAAACAATTTGCTCACCACTTAGAATATACCATTGGTAAAAATCGTTATAATTTAAAGAATGAAGATATTTATAAGGCGTTAGGTCATACCATTCGTGACTTCCTTATTGATCGACTTAATTTTACTCACGAACGTTACCGAGAACAAAACCCAAAAAAAGTTTTTTATTTTTCTCTAGAGTTTTTAATGGGACGAACTCTCATGAATGCTCTCATCAATCTTGGGTTATACGAAACAATTCAAGAAATGTTACGGGGGATTGGTTTTGAACTAACAGATGTTTTAGAATTTGAAACGGATGCTGGTTTAGGAAATGGGGGACTAGGTCGACTCGCAGCTTGTTTTTTAGATTCTATGGCAACCTTAAACGTACCTGGATTTGGTTATGGAATTCGATATGATTATGGGATTTTTAACCAAATCATTGCCAATGGTAGCCAATTAGAAATGCCCGACCACTGGGATGCAGATGGTGTTCCTTATGAAGTCGTTCGTTCTGATATTTCGTTTTCAGTTGGATTTTTTGGTCACACAGAAACACGGGTTTCAGGGAAGGGAAAAATCCAACATGATTGGGTACCAGATGAAACCGTTCTTGCTTCCGCTCATGATTATCCTATTCCTGGATTTAACACGAGTACGGTGAACTATCTTAGGCTTTGGGCAGCAAAATCATCAGAGGAATTCAACTTAGATTATTTTAACCACGGCGATTATATGAAAGCCGTACAAGACAAATCAATCTCTGAAAATATCTCTAAAGTATTATATCCAAATGACACCACCGAACAAGGGAAGGTGTTACGTCTCAAACAACAATACTTTATGGTGTGTGCTTCCTTACAGGACATCCTAATTCAATTTCGTGAATTCAAATACAATTTGAAGGAACTTCCAGATTTCATAGCCATCCAATTAAATGATACACATCCAAGCATTGGAATTGCAGAACTCATGCGCATTTTCTTAGACAATGAGGAAATGGATTGGGAACCTGCATGGGAGAATGTGACAAAAGTATTTTCTTATACAAATCACACTGTGTTACCAGAAGCCCTTGAGTCTTGGCGTGTAGAGTTATTTGAAAAATTATTACCAAGACACTTAGAAATTATTTATGAAATCAACCATCGATTTCTAACTGATGTTCGAAACAAAGGTGTTTTATCAGAATCTGAAATACAACAAGTAAGTATCATTGAGGAAGGTAGTGAAAAACGAGTGCGAATGGCAAACTTAGCGGTCATCGGTTCTTACCGTGTGAACGGAGTTGCCGCCTTACATTCTGATCTCATCCAAAAAACCATTTTCCAACCATTCACAAAGGTATTTCCAGAAAAATTTAATAACAAAACGAATGGAATCACACCAAGACGATGGTTGTTACAGTCGAACCCAAGTCTTGCGAATTTAATATCTAAAAAAATAGGGAATGAATTCACAACCAACTTATATAAGTTAAAGGATTTAGAAGCATTTGTGGATGATGCCGATTTCCAAAACGATTGGAAACAAGTAAAGTTTACTGCCAAAAATGAACTCGCAAGGATCATCAAAAGTGAAACAGGAATCACAATCGATCCACATTCACTCATTGATGTACAAATCAAACGTTTCCATGAATACAAACGCCAACTGTTAAATGTTTTACGAGTGATTGCACTTTACCGTAGGATCAAAGAAAATCCCAATTCAGAAATCACACCAAGAACTGTCATCTTTGGGGGCAAAGCCGCTCCAGGGTATTATATGGCAAAACTGATCATAAAACTCATCAATAATGTAGCTTGGGTTGTGAACCGCGATAAGGACGTGGCAGAACGATTGAAGGTAGTCTTTATTCCAAATTACCGCGTGAGCCTTGCAGAAAAAATTATACCTGGAAGTAATTTGTCAGAACAAATTTCAACTGCAGGAACAGAAGCATCAGGAACAAGTAACATGAAATTCATGTTAAATGGTGCATTGACCATCGGAACATTAGATGGTGCCAATGTTGAAATTTTGGAAGAAGTGGGACAGGAAAACATTTATATCTTCGGTCTCCATACAGAAGAAGTGTTTCGAATGAAAGAAGCAGGTTACAAACCATCCGACTTTATCCACCAGAATGAAGACTTACACCGAATTTTGCTTATGATCCGTGAGAATTTTTTCTCTTTGGGGGAACCAGGTGTTTTTGGTCCCATTTACGATAGTTTGTTTTATACAGACAATTATCTACTGATGGCTGATTTTCGGTCCTACGATGAAACACAAAACCGAGTGGCCCATGACTTTTTAGATGGTACCACTTGGACCAAAAAGTCCATTCTCAATGTGGCTAGGTCTGGCAAATTTTCTTCCGATCGGACTATCCGGGAGTATGCCAAGGACATTTGGAAAGTCCCGCTTCTTGACACAATTCCACCCCAAACTATCTATAAATTGCCACAAAACTGA
- a CDS encoding DUF192 domain-containing protein produces MMTRFIFLLFLLLGLVCKQAESFPSQTNTPEVMFGSVADRVLKLEIANTPSTRATGLMYRTKLGEDEGMLFVFPKPDYLNFWMKNTLIPLSIGYFSEDMRLLESFDMKPNQTDEVYNGTKPAMYALEVNQGWFAKHKIGKDAVLTLERKVSAKD; encoded by the coding sequence ATGATGACACGGTTCATTTTCCTTCTTTTTTTACTTCTTGGATTGGTTTGTAAACAAGCGGAGTCATTCCCTTCACAAACCAACACGCCAGAAGTAATGTTTGGAAGTGTTGCTGACCGTGTACTAAAATTGGAAATTGCAAATACTCCATCCACTCGTGCTACGGGACTTATGTACCGCACGAAACTGGGAGAAGATGAGGGGATGCTTTTTGTTTTCCCCAAACCTGATTACCTAAACTTTTGGATGAAAAATACCCTGATCCCATTATCCATTGGTTATTTTTCAGAAGATATGCGACTTTTAGAATCATTCGACATGAAACCGAACCAAACTGATGAGGTGTACAACGGAACAAAACCTGCTATGTATGCACTTGAAGTAAACCAAGGTTGGTTTGCGAAGCATAAAATTGGGAAAGATGCAGTGCTCACCCTAGAAAGGAAAGTTTCCGCAAAAGATTAA